In one Cupriavidus taiwanensis genomic region, the following are encoded:
- a CDS encoding ABC transporter ATP-binding protein, with amino-acid sequence MRTDSYSRLPGAQARSRPATRADALGAAVPAPAVIEVERIRHAFGRHAVVKGLSFSVARGHIACLLGPSGCGKTTVLRAIAGFEPLQDGRIVLDGQTVSSSGTLLAPEQRRIGMVFQDYALFPHLDVAANVGFGLTRASRSERAARVGEVLQLVGLDGAGRQYPHELSGGQQQRVALARALAPRPELLLLDEPFSNLDVDLRERLSLEVRSILKAQGTTAILVTHDQHEAFAMADEIGVMHDGVIEQWGSAHDLYHRPASRFVAGFIGQGVLMAGRMRDAAQIELELGLLRPAVPLDLPAGAAVDVLVRPDDIIHDDASPMRAEVVHKAFRGAEILYTLRLASGGRVLALVPSHHNHAVGERIGIRVEIEDVVAFAA; translated from the coding sequence ATGCGAACCGATTCCTATTCACGACTGCCGGGCGCCCAGGCCCGCAGCCGTCCGGCCACCCGCGCCGATGCCCTGGGCGCCGCCGTGCCCGCCCCGGCCGTCATCGAGGTGGAGCGTATCCGTCATGCCTTCGGCCGCCATGCCGTGGTCAAGGGCCTGTCGTTCTCGGTGGCGCGCGGCCATATCGCCTGCCTGCTGGGCCCGAGCGGCTGCGGCAAGACCACGGTGCTGCGGGCGATTGCCGGCTTCGAGCCGCTGCAGGACGGGCGCATCGTGCTGGACGGACAGACGGTGTCCTCGTCGGGCACGCTGCTGGCGCCGGAGCAGCGCCGCATCGGCATGGTGTTCCAGGACTACGCGCTGTTTCCGCACCTGGACGTTGCCGCCAACGTCGGCTTCGGCCTGACCCGCGCCAGCCGGTCCGAGCGCGCGGCGCGGGTCGGCGAGGTGCTGCAGCTGGTGGGCCTGGATGGCGCCGGCCGCCAGTATCCGCACGAACTGTCCGGCGGCCAGCAGCAGCGCGTCGCGCTGGCGCGCGCACTGGCGCCGCGCCCGGAACTGCTGCTGCTCGACGAGCCGTTCTCCAACCTCGATGTGGACCTGCGCGAACGCCTGAGCCTGGAAGTCCGGTCGATCCTGAAGGCGCAGGGCACCACCGCCATCCTGGTCACGCACGACCAGCACGAAGCCTTCGCCATGGCCGACGAGATCGGCGTGATGCACGACGGCGTGATCGAGCAATGGGGCAGCGCGCACGACCTGTACCACCGCCCGGCGTCGCGCTTTGTCGCCGGCTTTATCGGACAGGGCGTGCTGATGGCGGGGCGGATGCGTGATGCCGCGCAGATCGAGCTGGAGCTGGGCCTGCTGCGCCCGGCCGTGCCGCTGGACCTGCCGGCCGGCGCGGCGGTCGACGTGCTGGTGCGTCCCGACGACATCATCCACGACGACGCCAGCCCGATGCGGGCCGAGGTGGTGCACAAGGCCTTCCGCGGCGCCGAGATCCTGTACACGCTGCGCCTGGCCAGCGGCGGGCGCGTGCTGGCGCTGGTGCCTTCGCACCACAACCACGCCGTGGGCGAGCGCATCGGCATCCGCGTCGAGATCGAGGACGTGGTGGCGTTTGCCGCCTGA